A single region of the Erythrobacter sp. HL-111 genome encodes:
- the pyrH gene encoding UMP kinase, giving the protein MPIPDTKRILLKLSGEVLMGEQEYGIDPEYVARLAEEVKAAKDGGLEVCLVIGGGNIFRGIAGAAKGLDRTTGDYMGMLATVMNALAMQNALEKLGVQTRVQSAIPMSSVCEPYIRRRAERHLEKGRIVIFAAGTGNPFFTTDTGAALRAAEMNCDLLMKGTSVDGVYDSDPKHNPQASRFERVSYDHVLSQNLKVMDATAVALCRENDIPIVVFSIREKGNLARVLSGEGVQTIVQKDN; this is encoded by the coding sequence ATGCCGATCCCCGACACCAAGCGCATCCTGCTCAAGCTTTCGGGCGAGGTCCTGATGGGCGAGCAGGAATACGGGATCGATCCGGAATATGTCGCCCGCCTCGCCGAAGAGGTGAAGGCGGCCAAGGACGGCGGGCTCGAGGTGTGTCTCGTCATCGGCGGGGGCAACATCTTCCGCGGCATCGCGGGCGCGGCCAAGGGCCTCGACCGGACGACCGGCGATTACATGGGAATGCTCGCGACCGTGATGAACGCGCTCGCGATGCAGAACGCGCTCGAGAAACTGGGCGTGCAGACCCGCGTTCAGTCGGCGATCCCGATGTCGTCGGTCTGCGAGCCCTATATCCGCCGCCGCGCGGAACGGCATCTGGAAAAGGGCCGGATCGTGATCTTCGCGGCGGGCACGGGCAATCCCTTCTTCACCACCGACACCGGCGCCGCCCTGCGCGCGGCGGAGATGAACTGCGACCTCCTGATGAAGGGGACGAGCGTCGACGGCGTCTATGACAGCGATCCCAAGCACAACCCGCAGGCAAGCCGGTTCGAGAGGGTCAGCTACGATCACGTGCTTTCGCAGAACCTCAAGGTGATGGACGCGACGGCGGTGGCGCTTTGCCGGGAGAACGATATCCCGATAGTGGTGTTTTCGATCCGGGAGAAAGGCAACCTCGCGCGCGTTCTTTCGGGCGAGGGCGTGCAGACGATAGTACAGAAGGACAACTGA
- a CDS encoding phosphatidylserine decarboxylase — protein sequence MAGEIYDNQGRGDAAWSWPPIHPEGRKFGLIALAVSLFFLSPWIDIEILGWPLLFLSLGVFAFFRDPERVVPQSENAIVAPADGLVSLITQVEPPEEMIADDGSGHPGLSPGPVTRISIFMSVFDVHINRAPIGGTIRRVVYIPGKFVNADLDKASEENERQHILIERGDGVALAFTQIAGLVARRIVPFIKPGDTVAKGQRVGLIRFGSRVDVYLPAGTDPRVLIGQSVIAGETVLAEIGSQGLIEGIAH from the coding sequence ATGGCAGGCGAAATATACGACAACCAGGGCCGCGGCGATGCCGCCTGGTCCTGGCCCCCGATCCACCCCGAGGGGCGCAAATTCGGGCTGATCGCGCTCGCGGTCAGCCTGTTCTTCCTTTCCCCCTGGATCGATATCGAGATCCTCGGCTGGCCGCTTCTGTTCCTCTCGCTCGGCGTGTTCGCGTTCTTCCGCGATCCCGAACGGGTCGTGCCGCAATCCGAGAACGCGATCGTGGCACCGGCCGACGGGCTGGTCTCGCTGATCACGCAGGTCGAGCCGCCGGAAGAAATGATCGCGGACGACGGATCGGGCCATCCCGGGCTTTCGCCGGGGCCGGTCACGCGCATCTCGATCTTCATGAGCGTGTTCGACGTCCACATCAACCGCGCGCCCATCGGCGGCACGATCCGGCGGGTGGTCTACATCCCCGGCAAGTTCGTGAACGCCGATCTCGACAAGGCGAGCGAGGAGAACGAGCGCCAGCACATCCTGATCGAGCGCGGCGACGGGGTCGCGCTCGCCTTCACCCAGATCGCCGGACTGGTGGCGCGGCGGATCGTGCCCTTCATCAAGCCGGGCGACACGGTCGCGAAGGGCCAGCGCGTCGGTCTGATCCGTTTCGGCAGCCGGGTCGATGTCTATCTCCCGGCCGGCACGGACCCCAGGGTGCTGATCGGGCAGAGCGTCATCGCGGGCGAGACCGTGCTGGCGGAAATCGGCTCGCAGGGCCTGATCGAGGGCATCGCCCATTGA
- a CDS encoding proton-conducting transporter membrane subunit yields MPIDLPLSFLAPLVLLLAALPALVNGGMRPGAVPRLSETAALFAFVLTVGGLVQVIIAAPAALTLGEGAFAFGLRADPVSATMACLVGFIGWIVMRYSRTYLDGEAREGAFHGLMLATLAAVLVFAQAASLATLATATFLVGLTLRRLLLFYPERREAHRAATKFAIVWHVGDVMLVAAAAILGATHGTTEFAALGALAGAGEIDLATTAAIACIVIAAALKTAAFPLHGWLTEVMEAPTPVSALLHAGIINSGGVLLIANAELMQSSSGAMAALVMLGGFTALFGAAVMLTQSAVKTALAWSTVSQMGFMLLQCGLGLWTLALLHIVAHSLYKAHAFLASGGAVEEVAKIRRPGPVAPADLGAVLKSFGLAILLYVGIAGLFTATFGPKSTQALALGTILIFGVAYLVAQGLADRAPMELTKRTAMASLATAIAYFAFHVLSEAAWGSLLPDAPVPGDLEWALIVVAVVSFGVVAFAQALFPQWAHHPSTAGLRVHLANGLYMNALLDRAIGGFRIARSN; encoded by the coding sequence ATGCCGATCGACCTTCCGCTGTCCTTCCTTGCCCCGCTGGTCCTGCTGCTGGCTGCGCTGCCCGCGCTCGTCAATGGCGGGATGCGCCCGGGTGCCGTGCCGCGCCTGTCCGAAACCGCCGCGCTTTTCGCCTTCGTGCTGACGGTCGGAGGACTGGTGCAGGTGATCATCGCCGCGCCCGCCGCGCTGACGCTGGGCGAAGGGGCGTTCGCCTTCGGCCTGCGGGCCGATCCGGTGTCCGCGACGATGGCTTGCCTCGTCGGCTTCATCGGCTGGATCGTGATGCGCTACAGCCGCACCTATCTCGACGGAGAGGCGCGCGAGGGGGCGTTCCACGGCCTGATGCTGGCGACGCTCGCGGCGGTGCTGGTGTTCGCGCAGGCCGCGAGCCTCGCGACGCTTGCGACCGCGACCTTCCTCGTCGGGCTTACCCTTCGCAGGTTGCTGCTGTTCTATCCCGAGCGGCGCGAGGCGCACCGCGCGGCGACCAAGTTCGCGATCGTCTGGCACGTCGGCGACGTCATGCTTGTCGCGGCCGCAGCGATCCTGGGCGCGACCCACGGCACGACCGAATTCGCCGCGCTCGGCGCGCTGGCCGGGGCAGGAGAGATAGACCTTGCCACGACCGCCGCGATCGCCTGCATCGTCATCGCCGCGGCCCTCAAGACCGCCGCCTTCCCGCTGCATGGCTGGCTGACCGAGGTGATGGAAGCGCCGACCCCCGTCTCCGCGCTGCTCCATGCGGGCATCATCAATTCGGGCGGCGTGCTGCTGATCGCCAATGCCGAACTGATGCAGTCGAGCTCGGGCGCGATGGCCGCGCTCGTCATGCTCGGCGGGTTCACCGCCCTGTTCGGGGCAGCGGTCATGCTGACCCAGAGCGCGGTCAAGACCGCGCTTGCCTGGTCGACCGTCTCGCAGATGGGCTTCATGCTGCTTCAGTGCGGGCTCGGCCTGTGGACGCTCGCCCTGCTGCACATCGTCGCGCACTCGCTCTACAAGGCCCATGCCTTCCTCGCATCGGGCGGAGCGGTCGAGGAGGTCGCGAAGATCCGCCGCCCCGGCCCGGTCGCCCCGGCCGATCTCGGCGCGGTGCTGAAGAGCTTCGGCCTTGCCATCCTGCTCTATGTCGGCATCGCCGGGCTCTTCACGGCGACCTTCGGCCCCAAGAGCACGCAGGCCCTCGCGCTCGGCACGATACTGATCTTCGGGGTGGCCTATCTCGTCGCCCAGGGTCTGGCCGACCGTGCCCCGATGGAACTGACCAAGCGCACGGCGATGGCCTCGCTCGCCACCGCGATCGCCTATTTCGCCTTCCACGTCCTTTCGGAAGCGGCATGGGGTTCGCTGCTTCCCGACGCGCCGGTTCCGGGCGATCTCGAATGGGCGCTGATCGTGGTCGCGGTCGTCTCCTTCGGCGTGGTGGCCTTCGCGCAGGCGCTGTTTCCGCAATGGGCGCACCACCCCTCGACCGCCGGCCTGCGCGTCCACCTTGCGAACGGGCTCTACATGAACGCGCTGCTCGACCGGGCGATCGGCGGCTTCCGCATCGCCCGGTCGAACTGA
- a CDS encoding phosphatidate cytidylyltransferase gives MAGAEPRLRRLRAVGTDLSVRLASAVVMVAVAGVALWLGGWVWLGFCGLVALGVLWEWNRIVRAFGTGPLAEIAWLFGGACYVGGATLAMVMVRNGPLILPVRGVTFGFGALEVVASFILPVIAVDVGAYFAGRTIGGPKIAPAISPSKTWAGLGGGAIAASLVAIFNEAFDIGPGAAIAGLSPAGIALAVAAGVLIAVIAQAGDFFESWMKRRAGVKDSSGLIPGHGGLFDRLDGFVAVFFVLFLVALLPAYLG, from the coding sequence ATGGCGGGCGCTGAGCCGCGCCTCAGGCGATTGCGCGCGGTCGGCACGGATCTCTCGGTTCGGCTTGCCTCCGCCGTCGTCATGGTCGCCGTCGCGGGCGTCGCGCTGTGGCTGGGGGGCTGGGTGTGGCTCGGTTTCTGCGGGCTCGTCGCGTTGGGCGTGCTGTGGGAATGGAACCGGATCGTGCGCGCCTTCGGGACGGGGCCGCTTGCGGAGATCGCGTGGCTGTTCGGCGGGGCCTGCTATGTCGGCGGGGCGACGCTGGCGATGGTGATGGTGCGCAATGGTCCGCTGATCCTGCCGGTGCGCGGCGTGACCTTCGGTTTCGGCGCTCTCGAAGTCGTCGCGAGCTTCATCCTGCCGGTCATCGCGGTCGATGTGGGGGCCTATTTCGCAGGGCGGACGATCGGCGGGCCGAAGATCGCGCCCGCGATCAGTCCGTCCAAGACCTGGGCGGGACTGGGCGGCGGGGCAATCGCGGCGAGCCTGGTCGCGATCTTCAACGAGGCGTTCGATATCGGGCCGGGTGCGGCGATCGCGGGGCTTTCGCCCGCCGGCATCGCGCTGGCCGTGGCGGCGGGCGTATTGATCGCGGTCATCGCGCAGGCCGGGGATTTCTTCGAAAGCTGGATGAAACGGCGCGCGGGCGTGAAGGATTCGAGCGGGCTCATCCCGGGCCATGGCGGCCTGTTCGACCGGCTCGACGGGTTCGTCGCGGTGTTCTTCGTGCTGTTTCTGGTTGCCCTACTGCCTGCTTATCTGGGATGA
- a CDS encoding LysR family transcriptional regulator has product MLNLHHLRLFRAVAREGTLTGAARALNISQSAVSTQIKALEASLGHDLFERRGRNLALTEAGRIALDHADEIFRAADHLTATLKRAEGQRRVLRVGALATLSRNFQLQFLAPLLGRDDVEVVLRSGTQGSLLRALEALAIDVVLTNLQPARDAASPYLVTRLAEQEVSLVGPAGSSPRGDLAEVLAQEALILPTPETALRAGFDALLDRIGVVPRIAAEADDMAMLRLLARSGAGVAVIPPIVVQDELANGTLVELLRLPEITEVFFAVTIRRRFPNPLLGEVIDRRGGKLAG; this is encoded by the coding sequence ATGCTCAATCTCCATCACCTCCGCCTTTTCCGCGCGGTCGCGCGCGAGGGCACGCTGACCGGCGCGGCCCGGGCGCTCAACATCTCGCAATCGGCGGTTTCGACCCAGATCAAGGCGCTCGAGGCCTCGCTCGGCCACGACCTGTTCGAACGGCGCGGGCGCAACCTGGCCCTGACCGAGGCGGGGCGGATTGCGCTCGACCATGCCGACGAGATCTTCCGCGCGGCCGATCATCTCACCGCCACGCTGAAACGCGCCGAAGGCCAGCGCCGGGTGCTGCGGGTCGGCGCGCTGGCGACGCTCAGCCGCAATTTCCAGCTGCAGTTCCTCGCCCCGCTGCTGGGCCGCGACGATGTCGAGGTGGTGCTGCGTTCGGGTACGCAGGGCAGCCTGCTGCGCGCGCTGGAGGCGCTCGCGATCGACGTGGTGCTGACCAATCTCCAGCCCGCGCGCGACGCGGCGAGCCCCTATCTCGTCACCCGCCTCGCCGAACAGGAGGTGAGCCTCGTTGGCCCGGCCGGATCCTCGCCGCGCGGCGATCTGGCGGAGGTGCTCGCGCAGGAGGCGCTGATCCTGCCGACGCCGGAAACCGCGCTCCGGGCCGGGTTCGACGCGCTGCTCGACCGGATCGGCGTCGTCCCGCGGATCGCCGCCGAGGCCGACGACATGGCGATGCTCCGCCTGCTGGCGCGCAGCGGCGCGGGGGTGGCGGTGATCCCGCCGATCGTGGTGCAGGACGAACTCGCGAACGGCACGCTGGTCGAACTCTTGCGCCTGCCCGAGATCACGGAGGTGTTCTTTGCAGTGACGATCCGGCGGCGCTTTCCCAACCCGCTGCTGGGGGAGGTGATCGACCGGCGCGGGGGCAAGCTCGCGGGGTGA
- the tsf gene encoding translation elongation factor Ts — MADFTVADVKKLREKTGAGMMDAKKALAEAGGDIEAAVDALRAKGLATAQKKSSRTAAEGLVGVSVEGTKGVAVEVNSETDFVAKNDRFQDFVRKTTAVALELGADDVDALKAAAYPDGGTVGEKLTDNVATIGENQQIRRIRTISVGQGAIVPYVHNAVSPEAQDLGKIGVLVALEGDASAEVLERLGRDIAQHAAAMFPQALDADGLDADVLERERAIAREKAAESGKPENVQEKMVEGAVKKYAKENALLSQIFVKDGKATVEEYVARTAKEAGASIKLVDFVRYQLGEGIEKEESDFAAEVAAAVGG; from the coding sequence ATGGCCGATTTCACCGTCGCCGATGTGAAGAAGCTGCGCGAGAAGACCGGCGCAGGCATGATGGACGCCAAGAAGGCGCTCGCCGAAGCGGGCGGCGACATCGAGGCGGCCGTCGACGCCCTGCGCGCCAAGGGTCTTGCCACCGCCCAGAAGAAGTCCAGCCGCACCGCCGCCGAAGGCCTCGTCGGCGTGTCTGTCGAAGGCACCAAGGGTGTCGCGGTCGAAGTCAACTCGGAAACCGATTTCGTCGCCAAAAACGACCGGTTCCAGGACTTCGTGCGCAAGACCACCGCGGTCGCGCTCGAACTCGGCGCCGACGATGTCGATGCGCTCAAGGCCGCGGCCTATCCCGATGGCGGGACCGTGGGCGAAAAGCTGACCGACAATGTCGCGACCATCGGCGAGAACCAGCAGATTCGCCGCATCCGCACGATCTCGGTCGGGCAGGGCGCGATCGTGCCCTATGTCCACAACGCCGTTTCGCCCGAGGCACAGGATCTCGGCAAGATCGGCGTGCTCGTGGCGCTTGAAGGCGATGCGAGCGCCGAGGTGCTCGAAAGGCTCGGCCGCGACATCGCCCAGCACGCCGCCGCGATGTTCCCGCAGGCGCTCGACGCCGACGGGCTCGACGCCGACGTGCTCGAGCGCGAGCGCGCGATCGCCCGTGAAAAGGCGGCCGAAAGCGGCAAGCCCGAAAACGTCCAGGAAAAGATGGTCGAGGGCGCGGTCAAGAAATATGCCAAGGAAAACGCGCTGCTGAGCCAGATCTTCGTCAAGGACGGCAAGGCCACGGTCGAGGAATACGTCGCGCGCACCGCCAAGGAAGCGGGCGCGTCGATCAAGCTGGTCGATTTCGTGCGCTACCAGCTCGGCGAAGGCATCGAGAAGGAAGAAAGCGACTTCGCCGCCGAAGTCGCGGCTGCCGTCGGCGGCTGA
- the uppS gene encoding polyprenyl diphosphate synthase translates to MGATPATEEAAARAPGGGEPRARHVAIIMDGNGRWAKKRGLPRAVGHQRGVEAVRRLVRGLEPMNLDCLTLYAFSSENWKRSNDEVDDLMNLMRRFIKSDLEEFVANRVRLKIIGDWQALAPDIVAMLEDALARTAEGTQTLAVALNYGGKHEIARAAAKAAAQGAITPEAIEAQLDTHDLPPLDLLIRTSGEIRLSNFLLWQAAYAEMLFVETLWPDFKPEHLQQALDDFARRERRYGGR, encoded by the coding sequence ATGGGCGCCACGCCCGCGACCGAAGAAGCGGCGGCCCGCGCCCCGGGCGGCGGCGAACCGCGCGCGCGGCACGTCGCGATCATCATGGACGGGAACGGGCGCTGGGCCAAGAAGCGCGGGCTGCCCCGCGCGGTCGGCCACCAGCGCGGGGTCGAGGCGGTACGCCGGCTGGTGCGCGGGCTGGAGCCGATGAACCTCGACTGCCTGACGCTCTACGCCTTTTCCTCGGAGAACTGGAAGCGCTCGAACGACGAGGTCGACGACCTCATGAATCTCATGCGCCGCTTCATCAAATCCGACCTCGAGGAATTCGTCGCGAACCGCGTCAGGCTCAAGATCATCGGCGACTGGCAGGCCCTCGCGCCCGATATCGTCGCCATGCTCGAGGACGCGCTCGCCCGCACCGCGGAGGGCACGCAGACCCTTGCGGTCGCGCTCAATTACGGCGGCAAGCACGAAATCGCCCGGGCCGCGGCCAAGGCGGCGGCGCAGGGCGCGATCACGCCCGAGGCGATCGAGGCCCAGCTCGACACGCACGACCTGCCGCCGCTCGACCTGCTGATCCGCACCAGCGGCGAGATCCGCCTGTCGAACTTTCTGCTGTGGCAGGCGGCCTATGCCGAGATGCTGTTCGTCGAAACGCTCTGGCCCGATTTCAAGCCCGAGCATCTCCAGCAGGCCCTCGACGATTTCGCGCGCCGGGAGCGCCGCTATGGCGGGCGCTGA
- a CDS encoding beta-ketoacyl-ACP synthase III: MNDPSPALTGRPVISSTGLFTPAESITNEELVESFNRFVDRHNEAHAAAIAAGEVEPLAHSSVAFIEKASGIKARHVMAKAPILDPDIMAPRWAERPDDELSIMAEIGVAAAREALERAGRAAKDVDAVLCAASNMQRPYPAMAIEIQQALGIEGFGFDMNVACSSATFGIQTAADYVRSGNAKSVLVVSPEITSGHLNWRDRDSHFIFGDVATAVLVEDAALAPAGHWDILGTKLRTVFSNNIRNNFGFLNRAHPDTAEAPDKLFVQEGRKVFKEVVPMVASMILEEAERLGIDPHSLRRLWLHQANAGMNRLIAHKVLGHEASEDESPTVLDTYGNTSSAGSIIAFHLHREDMAPGDTGLVCSFGAGYSAGAVFVRKAA; this comes from the coding sequence ATGAACGACCCTTCCCCCGCGCTCACCGGGCGCCCCGTCATCTCCTCCACCGGCCTGTTCACCCCGGCCGAATCGATCACCAACGAGGAACTTGTCGAGAGCTTCAACCGCTTCGTCGACCGCCACAACGAGGCGCACGCCGCCGCCATCGCCGCAGGCGAGGTCGAGCCGCTCGCCCATTCCTCGGTCGCCTTCATCGAGAAGGCGAGCGGGATCAAGGCGCGCCACGTCATGGCGAAGGCGCCGATCCTCGATCCCGATATCATGGCCCCGCGCTGGGCCGAGCGGCCCGACGACGAGCTCTCGATCATGGCCGAGATCGGCGTCGCCGCCGCGCGCGAGGCGCTCGAGCGGGCGGGGCGCGCGGCGAAGGACGTGGATGCGGTGCTGTGCGCCGCCTCGAACATGCAGCGGCCCTATCCGGCGATGGCGATCGAGATCCAGCAGGCGCTGGGGATCGAGGGCTTCGGTTTCGACATGAACGTCGCGTGTTCATCGGCCACCTTCGGCATCCAGACCGCGGCCGATTACGTGCGGTCGGGCAATGCGAAGAGCGTGCTGGTGGTGAGCCCCGAAATCACCTCGGGCCATCTCAACTGGCGCGACCGGGACAGCCATTTCATCTTCGGCGACGTCGCGACCGCGGTGCTGGTGGAGGATGCGGCGCTCGCCCCCGCAGGGCACTGGGACATCCTCGGCACGAAGCTCAGGACAGTGTTCTCGAACAACATCCGCAACAATTTCGGTTTCCTGAACCGGGCCCATCCCGACACCGCCGAGGCGCCCGACAAGCTTTTCGTCCAGGAAGGGCGAAAGGTGTTCAAGGAGGTCGTGCCGATGGTCGCGAGCATGATCCTCGAGGAGGCGGAACGGCTCGGCATCGACCCGCACTCGCTCAGGCGCTTGTGGCTGCATCAGGCCAATGCGGGGATGAACCGGCTGATCGCGCACAAGGTGCTCGGCCACGAGGCGAGCGAGGACGAAAGCCCGACCGTGCTCGACACCTACGGCAACACGTCGAGCGCGGGCTCGATCATCGCTTTCCACCTTCACCGCGAGGACATGGCGCCGGGCGACACCGGGCTAGTCTGCAGTTTCGGTGCGGGCTATTCCGCGGGGGCCGTGTTCGTCCGCAAGGCCGCATAG
- the rpsB gene encoding 30S ribosomal protein S2: MAATTVTMQQLIEAGAHFGHQTHRWNPRMKPYIFGARNGVHIIDLSQTVPLFARALDFVEQTVRAGGKVLFVGTKRQAQEPIAEAARASGQHFVNHRWLGGMLTNWKTISQSIRRLKSLEEQLSGDTHGLTKKEILQLTRERDKLELSLGGIRDMGGIPDVMFVIDANKEDLAIKEAAVLGIPVIAVLDTNVDPTGIAFPVPGNDDASRAVRLYCQAIGDAARAGKGGAAHDSGEDFGAMAEPPAETAIEEAPTENA; this comes from the coding sequence ATGGCGGCCACCACCGTCACCATGCAGCAATTGATCGAGGCCGGCGCACATTTCGGCCACCAGACCCACCGCTGGAACCCGCGGATGAAGCCGTACATCTTCGGCGCCCGCAACGGTGTTCACATCATCGACCTGTCGCAGACCGTGCCGCTGTTCGCGCGCGCGCTCGATTTCGTCGAGCAGACCGTTCGCGCGGGCGGCAAGGTGCTGTTCGTCGGGACCAAGCGCCAGGCGCAGGAACCGATCGCCGAAGCCGCGCGCGCCTCGGGCCAGCACTTCGTCAACCACCGCTGGCTGGGCGGGATGCTCACCAACTGGAAGACGATCAGCCAGTCGATCCGCCGCCTCAAGAGCCTCGAGGAACAGCTTTCGGGCGACACCCACGGCCTCACCAAGAAGGAAATCCTCCAGCTCACCCGCGAACGCGACAAGCTCGAGCTTTCGCTCGGCGGCATCCGCGACATGGGCGGCATCCCGGACGTGATGTTCGTGATCGACGCGAACAAGGAAGACCTCGCGATCAAGGAAGCGGCCGTGCTCGGCATCCCGGTGATCGCGGTGCTCGATACCAATGTCGATCCGACCGGCATCGCCTTCCCCGTGCCCGGCAATGACGATGCGAGCCGCGCGGTGCGCCTCTACTGCCAGGCGATCGGCGACGCGGCGCGCGCGGGCAAGGGCGGCGCGGCCCACGATTCGGGCGAGGATTTCGGCGCGATGGCCGAACCGCCGGCCGAAACCGCGATCGAGGAAGCCCCGACCGAAAACGCCTGA
- the frr gene encoding ribosome recycling factor, producing the protein MPQYDKADIERRMKGAVDSLKSDLSGLRTGRANTSLLDPVQVEVYGAMMPLNQVATVSAPEPRMLSVQVWDKSNLTAVEKGIAHANLGLNPMIDGQTLRLPLPDLTEERRKELAKLAGQYAEKAKIAIRNVRRDAMESLKADEKKKEISEDDRKRMEDEVQKLTDKHVAEADEAAAKKEQEILTQ; encoded by the coding sequence ATGCCGCAATACGACAAGGCCGATATCGAGCGCCGCATGAAGGGCGCCGTGGATTCCCTCAAAAGCGACCTTTCGGGCCTGCGTACGGGCCGCGCCAACACCAGCCTGCTCGATCCCGTCCAGGTCGAGGTCTATGGCGCGATGATGCCCCTGAACCAGGTCGCGACCGTCTCCGCGCCCGAACCGCGGATGCTGAGCGTGCAGGTGTGGGACAAGTCGAACCTGACCGCGGTCGAAAAGGGGATCGCCCACGCCAATCTCGGGCTCAACCCGATGATCGACGGGCAGACCCTGCGCCTGCCGCTGCCCGACCTCACCGAGGAGCGCCGCAAGGAACTCGCCAAGCTCGCCGGGCAATATGCCGAAAAGGCCAAGATCGCGATCCGCAACGTGCGCCGCGACGCGATGGAAAGCCTCAAGGCCGACGAGAAGAAGAAGGAAATCTCCGAAGACGATCGCAAGCGGATGGAAGACGAGGTCCAGAAGCTGACCGACAAGCATGTCGCCGAAGCCGACGAGGCGGCGGCGAAGAAGGAACAGGAAATCCTCACGCAGTAA
- the pssA gene encoding CDP-diacylglycerol--serine O-phosphatidyltransferase encodes MSRPPRRTAAPIVPARVGPKAAEDEDGKAAPDGTGLTLRAMLPNAITAAALCSGLTGIRFAIEGEWAYAVLAVILAGVLDGIDGRIARLLNAQSRFGAELDSLADSLSFGVAPAIIIYLWSLQDFARFGWFAALAFAICCALRLARFNARIDTDDQPHKSAGFLTGVPAPVAAGLAFAPFYLWEETGFAPFRDPLVLSAWLALIAVLMISNMATLSWSVVRPRRSIRLFLIALAALFFAALLLEPWWSLAAMSAAYLALMPYGLLRYGRIKRRRAAEARDRAAATPQA; translated from the coding sequence GTGAGCCGGCCGCCGCGGCGCACGGCCGCTCCGATCGTCCCCGCCCGCGTCGGCCCCAAGGCGGCCGAGGACGAGGACGGCAAGGCCGCGCCCGACGGGACCGGCCTCACGCTGCGGGCGATGCTGCCCAATGCGATCACCGCGGCGGCGCTGTGTTCGGGGCTGACCGGGATCCGCTTCGCGATCGAGGGCGAATGGGCCTATGCCGTGCTCGCGGTGATCCTTGCGGGCGTGCTCGACGGGATCGACGGGCGCATCGCCCGCCTCCTGAACGCGCAGTCGCGCTTCGGGGCGGAACTCGACAGCCTTGCCGATTCGCTCTCCTTCGGCGTCGCGCCCGCGATCATCATCTATCTCTGGTCGCTGCAGGATTTCGCGCGCTTCGGCTGGTTCGCCGCGCTCGCCTTCGCGATCTGCTGCGCGCTGCGCCTTGCGCGGTTCAACGCCCGGATCGACACGGACGACCAGCCGCACAAGTCGGCCGGCTTCCTCACCGGCGTGCCCGCCCCGGTCGCGGCGGGGCTCGCCTTCGCGCCGTTCTATCTCTGGGAGGAGACCGGTTTCGCGCCGTTCCGCGATCCGCTCGTGCTATCGGCCTGGCTCGCGCTGATCGCGGTGCTGATGATTTCGAACATGGCGACGCTGAGCTGGTCGGTGGTTCGCCCGCGCCGCAGCATCCGCCTCTTCCTGATCGCGCTCGCTGCGCTGTTCTTCGCCGCGCTGCTGCTCGAACCGTGGTGGTCGCTCGCCGCGATGAGCGCGGCCTATCTCGCCCTCATGCCCTATGGTCTCTTGCGCTATGGCCGGATCAAGCGGCGCCGCGCAGCCGAAGCCCGGGACCGGGCCGCCGCGACGCCGCAAGCCTAG